One [Clostridium] saccharolyticum WM1 DNA segment encodes these proteins:
- the brnQ gene encoding branched-chain amino acid transport system II carrier protein, whose amino-acid sequence MEKLSKQKLILVGLTLFSMFFGAGNLIFPPYLGALAGTSTWTAMTGFAVTAIGFPVLGVVAVARSGGLARLAGRVHPKFAFIFTLLIYLSIGPCLAIPRTASTSFEMAVVPFLKEGSSGAFIQFLYSAFFFAAAFAVSLKPDRLTDRLGKILTPCLLALIVVIFAGCMVHPAGSYGTPEKAYGSNPFVKGFLEGYLTMDTIAALNFGIIISLNVQAMGVKQEASVVRETIKAGFIAGGVLLLVYSALAHVGAVTGGTLGLGENGAQTLNQAVRFLYGNVGLVMLAAVFFIACLNTCIGLISCCSRYFSTIIPRVGYSAWAFLFAMVSLVVSNIGLNKILEVSVPVLNAIYPVAIVLILLSFAFRDGRRWKAVYVCSIGFTGTASVLLALEQAGFVFLNAGLSRLPLYNVGLGWMGPAFAGIAAGALAGIGGKRYGQEGSR is encoded by the coding sequence ATGGAAAAATTATCGAAGCAGAAACTGATCTTAGTGGGTCTTACACTTTTCTCCATGTTTTTTGGGGCGGGAAATCTCATTTTTCCGCCCTATTTGGGTGCTTTGGCAGGAACCAGTACATGGACGGCCATGACCGGCTTTGCGGTAACAGCGATCGGGTTTCCAGTCCTTGGCGTGGTAGCAGTGGCCAGGTCCGGCGGTCTGGCCAGACTGGCCGGCCGCGTTCATCCGAAATTTGCATTTATCTTCACACTGCTTATCTATCTGTCCATAGGGCCGTGTCTTGCCATTCCCAGAACTGCCAGCACATCTTTTGAGATGGCAGTGGTCCCTTTTTTAAAAGAAGGAAGCTCAGGAGCATTTATCCAGTTCCTTTATTCGGCTTTTTTCTTTGCCGCAGCGTTTGCTGTATCTTTAAAGCCGGACAGGTTGACGGACAGGCTGGGGAAAATACTGACTCCCTGTCTTCTGGCTTTGATCGTGGTAATTTTTGCAGGCTGCATGGTCCATCCGGCAGGCTCCTACGGGACTCCGGAAAAGGCTTATGGATCCAATCCCTTTGTAAAAGGATTTCTTGAAGGGTATTTGACCATGGATACCATTGCCGCCCTGAATTTTGGAATTATTATTTCTTTGAATGTACAGGCAATGGGAGTCAAACAAGAGGCCTCTGTGGTCAGAGAGACGATTAAAGCAGGTTTTATCGCTGGAGGAGTCCTTCTCCTGGTATACAGCGCTCTGGCTCACGTAGGAGCCGTTACAGGCGGTACCTTGGGACTGGGAGAAAACGGTGCCCAGACCTTAAACCAGGCGGTACGTTTTTTATATGGGAACGTAGGGCTTGTGATGCTGGCCGCTGTCTTCTTTATTGCCTGCTTAAATACATGTATCGGACTTATCAGCTGCTGCAGCAGGTATTTCAGTACCATTATACCCAGGGTGGGGTATAGTGCCTGGGCGTTTCTTTTTGCCATGGTGAGTTTGGTGGTCTCCAATATCGGCCTTAACAAAATACTGGAAGTCTCTGTTCCGGTGCTAAATGCCATTTATCCGGTAGCCATTGTTCTTATTCTGCTGTCCTTTGCCTTCCGGGATGGAAGGCGGTGGAAGGCAGTTTATGTTTGTTCCATAGGCTTTACCGGAACCGCCAGCGTGCTTTTGGCTCTGGAGCAGGCAGGCTTTGTCTTTTTAAATGCCGGACTTTCCAGACTTCCTCTTTATAATGTGGGACTTGGATGGATGGGGCCTGCGTTTGCAGGGATCGCTGCCGGTGCCCTGGCCGGTATTGGAGGAAAGAGATATGGACAGGAAGGAAGTCGCTGA
- a CDS encoding ATP-binding protein, with protein sequence MKIIDLYINGFGKFHGRNLTFRDGLNIVYGKNEAGKSTIHTFIRGMLFGIERQRGRASRNDLYTKYEPWENSGTYEGQIRLEHKDHIYRIERTFQKNKKEFKIVDETAGREIEPTKAFLDDLLCGLSEAAYINTVSIGQLKSATDEGMVSELKNYIANLNTTGNLSLNITKAAAFLKSQRKDLESQMVPEAARTYTSLLSEIRNTEKEISSPEYENQIQEYQKLRSHIKSSIEEQQKEKEELLQKAARGRQVLSSNQFSDQSSINACLAKAQESYEEYREAKESCNRKPRKILSVLSLFIATLLLCGTGVLYYLGEANYFTAYYGLDLILLLGIFIGTATIFYLIGLILFLRLRHSQKDMEMSAKILQEILSRHLGTTDISPEALRAFQTRMAEFTRLCSAVSKSEAVIAQKAAELEDLSKKQENCGESIEKQQKSQWELEKKLEHLSSCKTQAEGLKHILTENDRIREEISAIDLALETMTSLSTSIRDSFGLYLNKTASDLIAGITGGIYTSMSVDENLNVFLNTKTKLVPLEQVSSGTMDQVYLALRLAAATLIQEGTERMPFIFDDSFVLYDDDRLKTALKWLVNAYSDQVIIFTCHQREAQMLTANLIPYHLVEI encoded by the coding sequence ATGAAAATAATTGATCTCTATATCAATGGCTTTGGGAAATTCCATGGCAGAAACCTTACCTTCCGGGATGGGCTGAATATTGTATACGGCAAGAATGAGGCCGGAAAATCCACCATTCATACGTTTATACGGGGAATGCTTTTCGGTATTGAGCGTCAGAGAGGCCGTGCCTCACGGAATGACCTTTATACAAAATATGAACCCTGGGAAAACAGCGGTACCTATGAAGGACAGATACGGCTTGAGCACAAGGATCACATCTACCGGATCGAACGCACGTTCCAGAAAAACAAAAAGGAATTTAAGATCGTAGACGAAACCGCCGGACGGGAAATAGAACCTACGAAGGCATTTTTAGACGATTTATTATGCGGTCTCAGCGAAGCCGCCTACATTAATACGGTCAGCATCGGCCAGCTTAAAAGTGCTACCGATGAGGGAATGGTTTCTGAACTTAAGAATTACATTGCCAACTTAAACACAACAGGAAACCTGTCCCTTAACATCACGAAAGCCGCCGCCTTTTTGAAATCCCAGAGAAAAGATTTAGAATCCCAGATGGTTCCTGAGGCGGCCCGTACCTATACCTCATTGTTAAGCGAGATACGCAATACGGAAAAAGAAATCTCATCTCCGGAATATGAAAATCAGATCCAGGAATACCAAAAGCTCCGTTCTCATATCAAATCCTCCATTGAAGAACAGCAGAAGGAGAAGGAGGAGCTTCTGCAAAAGGCGGCAAGGGGCAGGCAGGTGCTGTCCAGCAACCAGTTTTCTGACCAGTCCTCCATAAACGCCTGTCTGGCAAAGGCTCAGGAAAGCTATGAAGAGTATAGGGAAGCCAAAGAATCCTGCAACAGAAAACCAAGAAAAATACTCTCCGTCCTTTCCCTGTTTATTGCAACCCTGCTTTTATGCGGCACTGGCGTCCTTTACTATCTGGGAGAAGCAAATTATTTTACCGCCTATTATGGACTGGACCTCATTCTTTTGCTGGGCATTTTCATTGGAACAGCCACTATTTTCTACCTGATCGGCCTGATCCTGTTTTTACGCCTGAGACACAGCCAAAAGGACATGGAAATGAGTGCCAAGATCCTTCAGGAGATCCTTTCCAGACATTTGGGAACTACCGATATCTCCCCGGAAGCCCTTCGGGCCTTCCAGACCAGGATGGCGGAATTTACCCGCTTATGCTCTGCTGTCTCCAAATCCGAGGCGGTCATCGCACAGAAGGCGGCCGAGCTGGAGGATCTTTCGAAAAAGCAGGAAAACTGCGGAGAATCCATTGAAAAACAACAGAAAAGCCAGTGGGAGCTGGAAAAGAAGCTGGAGCATTTGTCTAGCTGCAAAACTCAGGCAGAAGGGCTTAAGCACATCCTGACGGAAAACGACCGGATACGGGAGGAAATTTCTGCCATTGACCTGGCTCTGGAAACCATGACTAGCCTCTCAACCTCAATCAGAGACTCCTTTGGCTTGTATTTGAATAAAACAGCCTCCGACCTCATTGCAGGGATCACTGGAGGAATTTATACCAGCATGAGCGTGGATGAGAACCTGAATGTATTTTTGAATACGAAAACAAAACTGGTTCCACTAGAACAGGTCAGCAGCGGTACCATGGACCAGGTATATCTGGCACTTCGTCTGGCGGCCGCTACACTGATACAGGAAGGTACAGAGCGTATGCCGTTCATATTTGACGACAGCTTTGTGCTGTATGACGATGACAGACTTAAGACTGCCTTAAAGTGGCTGGTAAATGCTTATTCCGACCAGGTCATCATCTTTACCTGCCATCAGCGGGAGGCCCAGATGCTGACAGCGAACTTAATCCCTTACCATCTTGTTGAGATATGA
- a CDS encoding metallophosphoesterase family protein, with protein MKFIHIADVHWGMSPDSDKPWSKERYQDIRDTFAKAVSQAKSLEANCLFISGDLFHRQPLARDLKEVNYLFSTIPEVHVVIIAGNHDRIRSNSALLSFSWAPNVSYLMGKELESVYFKEINTEVYGFSYHTPEIPENRLDHLKVPNNGRIHVLLGHGGDANHIPFDKGAMANLDFSYIAMGHIHRPEILLENRMAFAGSLEPLDKTESGQHGMMVGEINEVTRMVTSLKFIPMAKLQYISLAVNVTTATTNTELAMKITQEIQNRGPENIFRFRIRGMRDPDISFDLEMLSTRFKIMEIIDESEPQYDFSALFAEHPSDMIGFYIQALQKPEMSPVEKKALHYGINALLRTTDERS; from the coding sequence ATGAAATTCATACATATTGCAGATGTTCATTGGGGTATGAGCCCGGACAGCGACAAACCGTGGAGCAAGGAACGGTATCAGGACATCAGGGACACCTTCGCAAAGGCGGTCAGCCAGGCAAAGTCCCTGGAGGCCAACTGCCTCTTTATTTCCGGAGACTTATTTCACCGGCAGCCCCTTGCCAGGGATCTTAAAGAAGTAAATTATCTTTTTTCCACCATACCGGAGGTCCACGTGGTCATCATTGCCGGCAACCATGACCGCATCCGGAGCAACTCCGCCCTGCTAAGCTTTTCCTGGGCACCCAATGTATCGTACCTCATGGGTAAGGAGCTGGAAAGCGTTTACTTTAAGGAAATCAATACGGAGGTTTACGGCTTCAGTTACCATACGCCTGAGATTCCGGAAAACCGCCTGGATCATTTAAAGGTACCAAACAACGGACGCATCCATGTTCTTCTTGGCCATGGCGGGGATGCCAACCACATCCCCTTTGACAAGGGCGCCATGGCCAATCTGGACTTTTCCTATATAGCCATGGGGCATATCCACCGTCCGGAGATCCTTTTGGAAAACCGCATGGCATTTGCCGGCTCCCTGGAGCCTCTGGACAAAACGGAATCCGGCCAGCACGGTATGATGGTGGGAGAGATCAATGAAGTGACCCGTATGGTGACTTCCTTAAAGTTTATACCCATGGCAAAGCTTCAATACATCTCCCTGGCCGTCAATGTGACAACAGCAACTACCAATACAGAACTTGCCATGAAAATTACCCAGGAAATCCAGAACCGGGGGCCTGAAAACATATTCCGGTTCCGGATCCGGGGCATGAGGGATCCGGATATTTCCTTTGACTTGGAGATGCTTTCCACCCGGTTTAAGATTATGGAAATCATTGACGAATCCGAGCCTCAGTATGACTTTTCCGCCTTGTTTGCCGAACACCCAAGCGATATGATCGGATTTTATATCCAGGCCCTTCAAAAGCCTGAGATGAGCCCGGTGGAAAAAAAGGCCCTTCATTACGGCATCAATGCATTGCTTCGTACAACGGACGAAAGGAGCTGA
- the asnS gene encoding asparagine--tRNA ligase, with product MDLITVRQIYKNKESLLNSQVTVGGWVRSLRDSKAFGFIVLNDGTYFETLQIVYHNTMDNFSEISKLNVGAAIIVTGTLVATPDAKQPFEIQAEKITVEGASAPDYPLQKKRHSFEYLRTISHLRPRTNTFQAVFRVRSLIAYAIHQFFQERDFVYVHTPIITGSDCEGAGEMFQVTTLDLTNIPKTEEGAVDFTQDFFGKPTNLTVSGQLNGETYAMAFRNIYTFGPTFRAENSNTTRHAAEFWMIEPEMAFADLSDNMELAESMLKYVIRYVLEHAPEEMNFFNQFVDKELLNRLNHVLNSEFAHVTYTEAIALLEKHNDEFDYKVFWGCDLQTEHERYLTEQLYKKPVFVTDYPKEIKAFYMKMNPDNKTVAAVDCLVPGIGEIIGGSQREDDYDKLVARMDELGLRKEDYDFYLDLRKFGSTRHAGFGLGFERCVMYLTGMSNIRDVVPFPRTVNNCEL from the coding sequence ATGGATTTAATCACTGTCAGACAAATATATAAAAACAAAGAATCACTTCTTAACTCCCAGGTTACGGTCGGAGGCTGGGTGAGAAGTTTAAGAGATTCCAAGGCATTTGGATTCATCGTATTAAACGACGGAACTTATTTTGAAACACTACAGATTGTCTACCATAACACCATGGATAATTTTTCTGAAATCTCCAAATTAAATGTGGGGGCCGCAATCATCGTCACTGGTACCCTGGTGGCTACTCCGGATGCGAAGCAGCCCTTTGAGATTCAAGCGGAAAAAATCACGGTTGAAGGAGCCTCTGCACCAGATTATCCCCTTCAGAAAAAACGCCATTCCTTTGAATATTTAAGGACCATCTCCCATCTGCGTCCAAGAACCAATACCTTCCAGGCTGTTTTCCGAGTCCGTTCTCTGATTGCTTATGCCATTCACCAGTTTTTCCAGGAAAGGGATTTTGTCTATGTGCACACCCCCATAATCACGGGAAGCGACTGTGAGGGAGCCGGCGAGATGTTTCAGGTCACTACCCTTGATTTAACAAATATTCCAAAGACAGAAGAAGGTGCCGTGGATTTCACCCAGGATTTCTTCGGAAAGCCTACCAACCTAACGGTAAGCGGCCAGCTTAATGGTGAAACCTATGCCATGGCATTCCGCAATATTTATACCTTTGGGCCTACCTTCCGTGCAGAAAATTCCAATACCACACGCCATGCGGCAGAGTTCTGGATGATCGAGCCTGAAATGGCTTTTGCCGATTTAAGCGACAATATGGAGCTGGCGGAATCCATGCTGAAATATGTGATCCGCTACGTCCTGGAGCATGCTCCGGAGGAGATGAATTTCTTCAACCAGTTTGTGGACAAGGAGCTGCTTAACCGCTTAAATCATGTTCTGAACTCTGAATTCGCCCATGTGACCTATACGGAGGCGATAGCGCTTCTGGAAAAGCACAACGATGAATTTGATTATAAAGTATTCTGGGGCTGTGACCTGCAAACCGAGCATGAGCGCTATTTAACGGAGCAGCTCTATAAAAAGCCTGTATTCGTAACGGACTATCCAAAGGAAATCAAAGCCTTTTACATGAAGATGAATCCGGATAACAAGACCGTAGCTGCCGTGGACTGCCTGGTTCCGGGAATCGGGGAGATCATCGGCGGAAGTCAGAGGGAGGACGATTATGACAAGCTGGTGGCACGCATGGATGAGCTTGGCCTAAGGAAAGAGGATTATGACTTCTACCTTGACTTAAGAAAATTCGGATCCACCCGCCATGCAGGCTTTGGCCTTGGATTTGAGCGCTGTGTAATGTATTTAACCGGTATGTCCAATATCCGCGACGTGGTTCCATTCCCAAGAACTGTCAACAACTGCGAACTGTAA
- a CDS encoding glucose-1-phosphate adenylyltransferase, with protein sequence MIKKEMIAMLLAGGQGSRLGVLTQKVAKPAVSFGGKYRIIDFPLSNCINSGVDTVGVLTQYQPLRLNTHIGIGIPWDLDRNVGGVTILPPYEKSKGSDWYTGTANAIYQNLEYMETYNPDYVLILSGDHIYKMDYEVMLEYHKANNADITIAAMPVPIEDASRFGILITDENNRITEFEEKPVNPRSNLASMGIYIFSWKVLKEALIRMSEVPGCDFGKHIIPYCFESGDRVFAYEYNGYWKDVGTLSSYWEANMELIDIIPEFNLYEEYWKIYTKSDIIPPQYVAEEAVIDRSIIGEGSEIYGEIRNSVIGAGVTIKHGAVIKDSIIMRECVIGENVKIQKAIIAENVKIGANSELGFGEFVTSKYDPKVYQSDLVTVGENSIIPENVKVGKNTAIAGETTAEDYADGELAGGDYIIKAGGIR encoded by the coding sequence GTGATCAAGAAAGAGATGATTGCCATGCTTTTGGCAGGCGGCCAGGGAAGCCGCTTAGGCGTGTTAACGCAAAAAGTGGCCAAACCAGCAGTATCATTTGGCGGCAAGTACCGTATTATTGATTTCCCACTGAGCAACTGCATCAATTCAGGAGTGGATACGGTGGGGGTTCTGACCCAATATCAGCCATTGCGTTTGAACACCCATATCGGTATCGGAATCCCATGGGATTTGGACCGAAACGTTGGCGGCGTTACAATCCTTCCTCCTTATGAAAAGAGCAAGGGCAGTGACTGGTATACCGGTACGGCCAATGCCATCTATCAGAATCTTGAATATATGGAAACCTACAATCCGGATTATGTCCTTATATTGTCAGGTGACCATATCTATAAGATGGATTACGAGGTGATGCTGGAATATCATAAGGCGAATAATGCTGATATCACCATTGCTGCTATGCCGGTGCCCATTGAGGATGCCAGCCGTTTTGGAATCCTCATAACCGATGAAAACAACCGGATTACGGAATTTGAGGAGAAACCGGTGAATCCAAGAAGCAACCTGGCGTCTATGGGAATCTACATATTTAGCTGGAAGGTATTAAAAGAGGCACTGATCCGGATGTCCGAGGTTCCGGGCTGTGATTTTGGAAAGCATATCATTCCCTACTGCTTCGAATCAGGGGACCGGGTATTTGCCTACGAGTACAATGGTTACTGGAAGGATGTGGGTACCTTAAGCTCCTACTGGGAAGCCAATATGGAACTGATTGATATCATTCCGGAATTTAATCTTTACGAAGAATACTGGAAAATATATACCAAAAGTGACATCATACCCCCTCAATACGTGGCGGAGGAAGCTGTCATAGACAGAAGCATCATTGGGGAAGGATCGGAAATCTACGGAGAGATCCGCAATTCCGTTATCGGTGCCGGCGTTACCATTAAACATGGAGCCGTTATTAAGGATTCCATCATCATGAGAGAATGTGTGATAGGAGAAAATGTTAAGATCCAGAAGGCCATTATCGCTGAGAATGTGAAAATAGGTGCAAACTCTGAGCTGGGTTTTGGGGAATTTGTTACAAGCAAATACGACCCTAAAGTTTATCAGTCCGATCTGGTAACCGTCGGTGAGAATTCAATCATACCGGAAAATGTGAAGGTAGGCAAGAATACGGCAATTGCCGGTGAGACAACAGCAGAGGATTATGCTGACGGAGAACTGGCTGGCGGAGACTACATCATAAAGGCAGGTGGTATACGATGA
- the glgD gene encoding glucose-1-phosphate adenylyltransferase subunit GlgD translates to MRAIGIVLAGGNSKRMRELSNKRAISAMPIAGNYRSIDFALSNMTNSHIQNVAVLTQYNSRSLHLHLSSSKWWDFGRKQGGLFVFTPTITAESSDWYRGTADALYQNLTFLKNSHEPYVVIAAGDGIYKLDYGKVLEYHIEKKADITVVCTELPGGEDITRFGLVRTNEDGRITDFEEKPMVASSNIVSCGIYVIRRRQLIELIERCAMEDRYDFVNDILIRYRNLKRIYAYKMNTYWRNIASVESYFKTNMDFLKSEVRDYFFRQYPDVYSKIDDLPPAKYNPGAAVKNSLISSGSIVNGVVEHSVLFKKAYVGNNCVIKNSIILNDVYIGDNTVIENCIVESRDTIRANTTHIGTPDNIKVVLEKNERYTL, encoded by the coding sequence ATGAGAGCGATAGGAATTGTATTAGCAGGCGGAAACAGTAAAAGAATGCGGGAATTATCCAATAAAAGGGCAATTTCGGCAATGCCCATTGCAGGGAATTACCGCAGCATTGATTTTGCCCTCAGCAATATGACGAATTCCCATATTCAGAACGTAGCGGTTTTGACCCAGTATAATTCCAGATCGCTTCATCTTCATTTAAGCTCTTCCAAATGGTGGGATTTTGGAAGAAAGCAGGGGGGACTGTTCGTATTCACTCCAACCATAACTGCGGAAAGCAGTGACTGGTACAGGGGGACCGCAGATGCGCTTTACCAGAATCTTACATTCTTAAAAAACAGTCATGAACCTTATGTGGTTATTGCAGCCGGCGACGGCATCTACAAGCTGGATTATGGGAAAGTTCTGGAATATCATATTGAGAAAAAGGCGGATATTACCGTAGTTTGCACGGAGCTTCCGGGGGGAGAGGATATCACCCGGTTCGGATTGGTAAGGACCAATGAAGATGGAAGGATCACGGATTTTGAAGAAAAGCCCATGGTGGCCTCCTCTAATATCGTATCCTGCGGCATTTATGTGATCCGCAGAAGGCAGCTGATCGAACTCATTGAGCGCTGCGCCATGGAAGACCGTTATGACTTCGTAAACGATATATTAATACGTTACAGGAATCTAAAGAGAATTTATGCTTATAAGATGAACACCTACTGGAGGAATATTGCTTCTGTTGAGTCTTACTTCAAGACCAACATGGATTTTCTAAAGTCAGAGGTCCGGGATTATTTCTTCCGCCAGTATCCGGATGTTTATTCGAAGATAGATGATTTGCCTCCGGCAAAATATAATCCGGGAGCCGCGGTGAAAAACAGCCTGATTTCCAGCGGCAGCATTGTCAATGGAGTGGTTGAACATTCCGTTTTGTTTAAAAAGGCATATGTAGGCAATAACTGTGTCATTAAAAATTCAATTATTTTAAATGACGTATACATAGGTGATAATACGGTTATTGAAAATTGTATTGTGGAGAGCCGGGATACGATCCGGGCCAATACTACCCATATCGGGACACCAGACAACATAAAGGTTGTCTTAGAGAAAAACGAAAGATACACATTATAA
- the spoVG gene encoding septation regulator SpoVG, with the protein MQITDVRVRRIEKEGKMKAIVSITLDNEFVIHDIKVIEGEKGLFIAMPSRKAADGEYRDIAHPINSDTRDMIQKVILDKYETTALEMPEVEAFA; encoded by the coding sequence ATGCAGATTACAGACGTGAGGGTTAGACGCATTGAAAAAGAAGGAAAGATGAAAGCCATTGTATCCATTACACTGGACAATGAATTTGTGATTCATGACATTAAGGTGATCGAAGGAGAAAAAGGTTTATTTATTGCTATGCCCAGCCGAAAGGCAGCAGATGGGGAATACCGGGATATTGCACATCCCATTAATTCCGACACGCGGGATATGATCCAAAAGGTCATTCTGGACAAATATGAGACCACGGCGTTAGAAATGCCGGAGGTGGAGGCATTTGCTTAA
- a CDS encoding diaminopimelate dehydrogenase has protein sequence MTMKIGIAGYGNLGKGVECAIRHNPDLELSAVFTRREPASVTLLTPGVKVYSMNEAVSKKDSIDVMILCGGSAVDLPEQTPLLARYFNVVDSFDTHARIPRHYEAVDEAAKKGNKVGIISVGWDPGMFSLNRLYADAVLPGGHDDTFWGRGVSQGHSDAIRRIQGVKDARQYTIPVEAALEAVRSGKYTELSAREKHTRECFVVAEENADLNRIREEIVSMPYYFADYNTTVHFISEEELNRDHKGIPHGGFVIRSGKTGWEDEHSHVIEYSLKLDSNPEFTASVLTAYARAAYRLNQEGQSGCKTVFDIAPAYLSALSGDQLRGHLL, from the coding sequence ATGACGATGAAAATAGGGATAGCAGGTTATGGAAATCTGGGAAAAGGGGTGGAATGTGCAATTCGCCACAATCCGGATCTGGAGCTTTCCGCCGTATTTACCAGAAGAGAACCGGCATCGGTGACCCTTCTTACTCCGGGTGTAAAGGTGTATTCCATGAATGAAGCCGTTTCGAAAAAGGATTCCATTGATGTTATGATCCTCTGCGGCGGAAGTGCCGTGGATCTTCCTGAACAAACTCCCCTTCTTGCAAGGTATTTCAACGTGGTGGACAGCTTTGACACCCATGCCAGGATCCCCAGGCATTACGAGGCGGTGGATGAGGCGGCAAAGAAAGGAAACAAGGTAGGGATCATTTCCGTTGGCTGGGATCCGGGCATGTTTTCCTTGAACCGCCTGTATGCAGATGCTGTCTTGCCAGGCGGTCATGATGATACGTTCTGGGGCAGGGGAGTGAGCCAGGGACATTCTGATGCCATCCGCAGGATCCAGGGGGTAAAGGATGCCAGACAGTATACCATTCCGGTGGAGGCTGCCCTTGAGGCAGTTCGCAGCGGGAAGTATACAGAGCTTTCCGCCAGGGAAAAGCATACCCGTGAATGCTTTGTAGTAGCGGAAGAGAATGCAGACTTAAATCGGATCAGGGAAGAGATCGTATCCATGCCCTATTATTTTGCGGATTATAATACCACGGTCCATTTTATCAGTGAGGAGGAGCTTAACCGGGATCACAAGGGGATTCCTCATGGCGGCTTTGTCATCCGGTCCGGAAAGACAGGCTGGGAGGATGAACACAGTCATGTGATCGAATACAGCCTGAAGCTGGACTCCAATCCGGAATTTACAGCCTCCGTGCTGACCGCTTATGCAAGAGCCGCTTACCGCCTGAATCAGGAAGGCCAGAGTGGTTGCAAAACCGTGTTTGATATTGCACCGGCATATTTAAGTGCTTTAAGCGGTGACCAGCTCAGAGGTCATCTGTTGTAA
- a CDS encoding DUF3783 domain-containing protein, whose product MAVRKEMVLYYQPEKERQSGNDTKTAKLKAVLVRMGIRIKNITPDQVNQTVGYLAGFNGFEESEQEDCPSVEEEILVMKNFSNQRIDELLLNLRRAGVPKILLKAVITDTNCKWKFYDLYLELKKEHDTMSGTGGS is encoded by the coding sequence ATGGCAGTAAGAAAGGAAATGGTCCTGTATTACCAGCCTGAGAAGGAACGGCAGAGCGGGAATGATACAAAGACCGCGAAGCTGAAGGCGGTCCTGGTCCGTATGGGAATACGCATCAAAAATATTACCCCGGATCAGGTAAATCAGACCGTAGGATACTTGGCAGGTTTTAACGGCTTTGAAGAGTCGGAGCAGGAGGATTGCCCTTCTGTGGAAGAGGAGATCCTGGTGATGAAAAATTTTTCAAACCAAAGGATCGATGAACTGCTTTTAAACTTAAGGCGGGCAGGAGTTCCCAAGATCCTATTAAAGGCGGTAATTACCGATACCAACTGTAAGTGGAAATTTTATGACCTGTATCTGGAGCTTAAGAAGGAACATGATACCATGTCCGGAACAGGCGGGTCATAA
- a CDS encoding phosphotransferase family protein, translated as MAAELIATTATKSVFRDGEKAIKVFNADFPKADVLNEALITARVEEVGGINVPKVLEVGVFEGKWSITFDFIEGKTLQQLMEENPDKLPDYMEHMVDLHLNILSKQCPLLNKLKDKMSRQILDTEELGDITRYDMRTQLDSMPKHTKLCHGDFNPSNIIVKEDGTMYVLDWVHATQGNASADVARTYLLFCLEDQNKADMYMNLFCKKTGTAKKYVQSWLPIVAAAQLSKKRPEEADLLQQWANVCDYQ; from the coding sequence ATGGCAGCAGAATTAATTGCTACAACTGCAACAAAAAGTGTCTTTCGTGATGGAGAGAAAGCGATCAAGGTTTTCAACGCTGATTTTCCAAAAGCAGATGTATTGAATGAAGCATTGATTACCGCACGCGTGGAAGAAGTCGGCGGCATTAATGTTCCCAAGGTTTTAGAAGTTGGCGTTTTCGAAGGAAAATGGTCCATTACCTTTGATTTCATTGAAGGCAAGACTCTCCAGCAGCTCATGGAGGAAAATCCGGATAAACTGCCGGATTACATGGAACATATGGTGGACCTCCATTTAAACATCCTGTCAAAGCAGTGCCCGCTTCTTAACAAGCTGAAAGATAAGATGTCAAGGCAGATATTGGATACGGAGGAGTTAGGCGATATAACCAGATATGACATGAGAACACAGCTGGACAGCATGCCGAAACATACCAAATTATGCCATGGAGATTTTAACCCCAGTAATATTATTGTCAAGGAAGACGGAACCATGTATGTTCTGGACTGGGTCCATGCCACCCAGGGAAATGCCAGTGCAGATGTGGCCAGAACTTATCTCCTGTTCTGCTTAGAGGACCAGAATAAGGCAGATATGTATATGAACCTGTTTTGTAAAAAGACCGGCACGGCGAAGAAATACGTACAAAGCTGGCTTCCCATCGTTGCTGCTGCACAGCTTTCAAAGAAACGGCCGGAGGAGGCGGATTTGCTGCAGCAGTGGGCCAATGTATGTGATTACCAGTAA